The window GAGCAGCGACGATGCCCCGCTTGCCGCTCTGGCGTTCAAGATCATGGCGGACCCGCACGTCGGGAAGCTGACGTTCCTTCGGGTCTACTCCGGTGTGCTGTCGTCGGGTGATTACGTGTTCAACCCGCGAACCGGAGCCAAGGAGCGCATCGGTCGCTTGCTCCAGATGCACGCGAACAAACGCGAGGAACGCAAGCGCGTCCACGCCGGAACCATCGTCGCCGCCGTGGGACTCAAGAGCGTCCTGACCGGCGACACGATCTGCGATCCCGACCATCCCGTCCTGCTGGAGTCGATGCACTTCCCGGATCCCGTCCTCAAGATCGCCATCGAGCCGAAGACCAAGGCGGATCAGGAGAAGCTCGCAACCGCCCTTCAGCGCCTGTCCGAGGAAGACCCGACGTTCCGTGTGTCCACCGATCCGGAGTCGGGGCAGACGCTCATCGAGGGTATGGGGGAGCTCCACCTCGAAGTGCTCGTAGACCGGATGCGGCGCGAGTATCGCGTCGAGGCGAATGTCGGTCGTCCGCAGGTGGCGTACCGCGAAACGATCCGACGCGCGGCGCGCTCCGAGGAACGGTTCGTCCGCCAGACGGGCGGACGGGGTCAGTTCGGTCACGTCGTCCTCGAGCTGGTACCGGGCGAGTCCGGGAGCGGGTTCGAGTTCGTCAACGGGATCGTTGGCGGAGCGATTCCGCGCGAGTACATCCCGGCTGTCGAGAAGGGCGTCAAGGAGGCGCTCAGCCTGGGAGCCGTTGCGGGCTTCCCCATCGTCGACATCCAGGTGCGGCTCGTAGACGGTTCCTACCACGAAGTGGAT of the Candidatus Poribacteria bacterium genome contains:
- the fusA gene encoding elongation factor G, translated to DDFGATYAEVEIPVAMADVVDEHRTLLVEAAAEQDEELLERYLEGESLSNEDVRRALRKAVIANEIVPVFCGAALRNIGIQRLLDGVVDYLPAPTEVAAVRGSDPISGEPAERPSSDDAPLAALAFKIMADPHVGKLTFLRVYSGVLSSGDYVFNPRTGAKERIGRLLQMHANKREERKRVHAGTIVAAVGLKSVLTGDTICDPDHPVLLESMHFPDPVLKIAIEPKTKADQEKLATALQRLSEEDPTFRVSTDPESGQTLIEGMGELHLEVLVDRMRREYRVEANVGRPQVAYRETIRRAARSEERFVRQTGGRGQFGHVVLELVPGESGSGFEFVNGIVGGAIPREYIPAVEKGVKEALSLGAVAGFPIVDIQVRLVDGSYHEVDSSELAFAIAGSMAAKAGVLKADPALLEPVMDVEVVVPDGFLGNVIGDLSARRGQISHTEPRGKGVQVVLAHVPLAQMFGYVKDLRSMTQGRATYTMELDCYKEVPESVAVEITQRRAR